From the genome of Bordetella sp. H567, one region includes:
- a CDS encoding DUF2489 domain-containing protein, whose protein sequence is MLAGELPFFEGAVRVVNLMHCLNGIGDDDPDFRIFVLIQSETDHLPLEAQRPLWSASALEALEPEFLRTEEWAKCFAEQACKNLIARFTP, encoded by the coding sequence ATGTTGGCGGGAGAGCTGCCTTTTTTCGAGGGGGCAGTACGCGTCGTTAATCTCATGCATTGCCTGAATGGGATTGGCGACGACGATCCTGATTTCCGCATTTTTGTACTCATTCAGTCCGAGACAGACCATTTGCCGCTTGAAGCACAGCGGCCACTATGGTCTGCGAGTGCACTGGAAGCTCTGGAGCCGGAATTTCTGCGAACTGAGGAGTGGGCGAAATGCTTTGCGGAGCAGGCATGTAAGAACTTGATCGCGCGATTTACTCCATGA
- a CDS encoding ATP-dependent DNA ligase — translation MKAFADLYTRLDATTSSNGKLAAMRDYFREAPPEDGAWAAYFLAGGKPRQLVPTKVLRQFITEAAGVPEWLFEESYQAVGDLAETLSLLLPDPGVSDTAGLAEWVEQRLLPLRGLPPAEILYRLKDLFGRLDQHGRFVCAKLMTGAMRVGVSKLLLTRALADVAGVETRHMAQRLIGYTDIGARPQADVFARLLEPVTHEGQARVDGHPYPFFLAHPLNTDVAAFDDLLGPPARWQIEWKWDGIRAQLVRRAEQTWVWSRGEELVTERFPELMRLGNRLPEGTVLDGEIVVWREDRVQPFAHLQQRLGRKTVGAKLLADAPVVLLAYDLLELDGEDWRGRPQGERRAALERLAAGIQDQALVLSPLVQGKDWPDLARQREASRALGVEGMMLKAVDAHYGVGRTKESGVWWKWKVDPYSVDAVLIYAQRGHGRRASLYTDYTFAVWDAPPGAPERRLVPFAKAYSGLTDEEIRQMDAIVRKTTIEKFGPVRSLEPTQVFELGFEGIARSARHKSGIAVRFPRMLRWRHDKAPEDADTLETLAALLPDAVDVRRDDRHGMTAKTGEPSGEASAAQEPAKG, via the coding sequence GTGAAAGCCTTCGCCGATCTCTATACGCGCCTGGACGCCACCACCTCCAGCAACGGCAAGCTGGCCGCCATGCGAGATTATTTCCGCGAGGCGCCGCCGGAGGACGGCGCGTGGGCGGCGTATTTCCTGGCCGGCGGCAAGCCGCGCCAGCTGGTGCCGACGAAGGTGCTGCGCCAGTTCATCACCGAGGCGGCCGGCGTCCCGGAGTGGCTGTTCGAAGAGAGCTACCAGGCGGTAGGCGATCTGGCCGAGACGCTCTCGCTGCTGCTGCCGGACCCGGGCGTATCCGATACGGCCGGCCTGGCGGAATGGGTGGAGCAAAGGCTGCTGCCGCTGCGCGGCCTGCCGCCCGCCGAAATCCTGTACCGCCTGAAAGACCTGTTCGGCCGCCTGGACCAGCACGGACGTTTCGTTTGCGCCAAGCTGATGACGGGCGCCATGCGGGTCGGCGTCTCGAAACTGCTGCTGACCCGTGCGCTGGCCGACGTCGCCGGAGTGGAAACCCGCCATATGGCGCAACGGCTGATCGGCTACACCGACATCGGTGCGCGGCCGCAGGCCGATGTGTTCGCGCGGCTGCTCGAACCCGTTACGCATGAAGGCCAGGCCCGCGTGGACGGCCACCCCTATCCCTTCTTCCTGGCGCATCCGCTGAACACCGATGTCGCCGCCTTCGACGATCTGCTGGGCCCGCCGGCGCGCTGGCAGATCGAATGGAAATGGGACGGCATCCGCGCCCAGCTGGTGCGCCGCGCCGAACAGACCTGGGTCTGGTCGCGCGGCGAAGAGCTGGTCACCGAGCGCTTTCCCGAATTGATGCGCCTGGGCAATCGATTGCCCGAAGGCACCGTGCTGGATGGCGAAATCGTCGTTTGGCGCGAGGACCGGGTGCAGCCTTTCGCCCACTTGCAGCAGCGGCTGGGCCGCAAGACCGTCGGCGCCAAGCTGCTGGCCGACGCGCCCGTGGTGTTGTTGGCCTATGACCTGCTCGAACTCGACGGCGAAGACTGGCGTGGCCGGCCGCAAGGCGAACGGCGGGCCGCGCTCGAACGCCTGGCGGCCGGCATCCAGGACCAGGCGCTGGTGCTGTCGCCCCTGGTGCAAGGCAAGGATTGGCCGGACCTGGCGCGGCAGCGGGAAGCCTCGCGCGCGCTGGGCGTGGAAGGAATGATGTTGAAGGCGGTCGACGCCCATTACGGCGTCGGCCGCACCAAGGAAAGCGGCGTGTGGTGGAAGTGGAAAGTCGATCCGTATTCGGTCGACGCGGTATTGATCTATGCCCAGCGCGGCCACGGACGCCGCGCCAGCCTCTACACCGACTACACCTTCGCGGTGTGGGACGCGCCGCCGGGCGCGCCGGAACGCCGGCTGGTGCCTTTCGCCAAGGCCTATTCAGGCTTGACGGACGAGGAGATCCGCCAGATGGACGCGATCGTCCGCAAAACCACCATTGAGAAATTCGGCCCGGTACGCAGCCTGGAACCGACACAGGTATTCGAGCTGGGCTTCGAGGGCATCGCCCGCAGCGCGCGCCACAAGAGCGGCATCGCCGTACGGTTCCCGCGCATGCTGCGCTGGCGTCATGACAAGGCGCCGGAGGATGCGGATACGCTGGAGACCTTGGCTGCGCTGTTGCCGGATGCGGTGGATGTGAGGCGGGACGATCGGCACGGCATGACAGCAAAAACAGGGGAGCCAAGCGGAGAGGCTTCCGCGGCACAGGAACCGGCAAAGGGATAG
- a CDS encoding ligase-associated DNA damage response exonuclease has protein sequence MDLIVSRPEGLYCPPGDFYIDPWRPVDRAVVTHAHSDHLRFGHRHYLAAAPGAAVLRARVGDVDLDAVPYGESRVHNGVRLSLHPAGHVLGSAQVRLEYGGQVWVASGDYKLQADGTCEPFEPVPCDVFITESTFGLPIYRWDEVEAVRADINAWWAANAAQGRPSVLYCYAFGKAQRILHGLDASIGPIVAHGAVETLNRVYRASGVVLPPTVTAAGAGDAEDLRRALVLAPPSARGTPWTRRFGDHADAFASGWMRLRGARRRRGVDRGFVMSDHADWPGLARAIAATGAQRVIVTHGSVAVLVRWLSEQGLSAEAFSTEYGAEEDEGGSDANPRAEEKGGAGEEGSAEGGGSAEGEASTEGEGGTEKEGSAEEDGGATS, from the coding sequence ATGGACCTCATCGTTTCGCGCCCCGAGGGCTTGTACTGTCCACCCGGCGATTTCTATATCGACCCATGGCGACCGGTGGACCGGGCGGTCGTCACGCATGCCCACTCCGACCATTTACGTTTCGGCCATCGCCATTACCTGGCCGCGGCGCCCGGCGCCGCCGTGCTGCGCGCGCGTGTGGGCGACGTGGACCTGGATGCCGTGCCCTATGGCGAATCGCGCGTGCACAACGGGGTGCGCCTGAGCCTGCACCCGGCGGGCCATGTACTGGGCTCGGCGCAGGTGCGGCTGGAATATGGCGGCCAGGTCTGGGTCGCTTCCGGCGACTACAAGCTGCAGGCGGACGGCACGTGCGAGCCATTTGAGCCCGTACCGTGTGACGTCTTTATTACCGAGTCCACCTTTGGGCTACCTATTTACAGATGGGACGAGGTCGAGGCCGTGCGCGCGGATATCAACGCCTGGTGGGCTGCCAACGCGGCGCAGGGGCGGCCTTCGGTCCTGTACTGCTATGCCTTCGGCAAGGCCCAGCGCATCCTGCACGGCCTGGACGCCTCGATCGGCCCCATCGTGGCGCATGGCGCGGTTGAAACGCTCAACCGCGTCTATCGGGCATCGGGCGTGGTCTTGCCGCCTACCGTCACGGCGGCCGGCGCCGGCGATGCCGAGGATCTGCGGCGCGCCCTGGTCCTGGCGCCCCCGTCGGCGCGCGGCACGCCCTGGACGCGCCGCTTCGGCGATCATGCCGACGCCTTCGCCAGCGGCTGGATGCGCTTGCGCGGCGCGCGGCGCCGACGCGGGGTCGACCGCGGCTTCGTGATGTCGGACCATGCGGATTGGCCGGGTCTGGCGCGGGCCATCGCGGCCACCGGCGCGCAGCGGGTGATCGTGACGCACGGCAGCGTCGCCGTGCTGGTGCGCTGGCTTAGCGAACAGGGCCTTAGCGCGGAAGCCTTCAGTACCGAATACGGGGCGGAGGAGGACGAGGGCGGGTCGGATGCCAACCCACGAGCCGAGGAAAAGGGCGGTGCTGGAGAAGAGGGTAGTGCTGAAGGAGGAGGCAGCGCCGAAGGAGAGGCCAGCACCGAAGGAGAGGGCGGCACCGAAAAAGAAGGCAGCGCCGAAGAAGACGGAGGCGCCACGTCGTGA
- the glgA gene encoding glycogen synthase GlgA, which produces MVSLKILAVTSEAFPLAKTGGLGDAVSGMARALHESGTAITLMLPAYRGTIDKLTQVREIARLRRLPGGEARLLHGVCPALGGVPVLLLQNDKLYDRDALYADADGREYQDNAIRFAALSHAAARVAAGATRLPRPDIVHAHDWHTGLVPLLVREKGVNVRTVLTVHNMAFQGVFPMETAASIGVHPRHLNVEGIEYWGQLSFMKAGLRHADRITTVSHTYAREILTERFGCGLEGVLATRLHDLLAVPNGIDPDEWNPAADAHLGGYAFSAGNMENKPLCKQRLQRHFGLTENPRAPVLVMGSRLTSQKMADLAVQAIPRVLDDYPDLQVAVLGQGDKWIEAALRQLQRCYPGRCAARIGFDEVTAHMLHGGGDMLLHGSRFEPFGLTPLYAMRYGTIPIGSRVGGMADTITDPGIRAGRDAMRNATGVLFDGETVDTMVGAICRAMSLYRRPQVWQAMRHRAMTADFSWARAVPAYDSLYRSLIPDEALQQAPVAAPARPSLLDHVTAAARPLVGSRTGKESASSVLSAGAA; this is translated from the coding sequence ATCGTGTCGCTAAAGATCCTGGCTGTTACGTCGGAAGCGTTTCCCCTGGCAAAGACGGGGGGCTTGGGTGACGCCGTCAGCGGCATGGCGCGCGCCCTGCATGAAAGCGGCACCGCCATCACCCTGATGCTGCCCGCCTATCGCGGCACCATCGACAAGCTGACGCAGGTACGCGAGATCGCTCGCCTGCGCCGCCTGCCCGGCGGCGAGGCGCGGCTGCTGCACGGTGTCTGCCCGGCGCTGGGCGGCGTACCGGTCCTGCTGCTGCAGAACGATAAGCTGTACGACCGCGATGCCCTGTACGCCGACGCCGACGGCCGCGAATATCAGGACAACGCCATCCGCTTTGCCGCCCTGTCGCACGCCGCGGCGCGCGTGGCCGCCGGCGCGACGCGCCTTCCGCGCCCCGATATCGTGCATGCCCATGACTGGCACACCGGACTGGTGCCTTTGCTGGTGCGCGAAAAGGGCGTCAATGTGCGCACCGTACTGACCGTGCACAACATGGCCTTCCAAGGCGTCTTCCCGATGGAAACGGCGGCTTCGATCGGCGTGCATCCGCGCCATCTGAACGTCGAGGGCATCGAATACTGGGGCCAGCTCAGCTTCATGAAGGCCGGCCTGCGCCATGCGGACCGCATCACCACCGTCAGCCATACCTACGCGCGCGAGATCCTGACCGAGCGCTTCGGCTGCGGCCTGGAAGGCGTGCTCGCCACGCGCCTGCACGATCTGCTCGCGGTGCCCAACGGCATCGACCCGGACGAATGGAACCCGGCCGCCGATGCCCACCTGGGCGGCTACGCCTTCAGCGCGGGCAATATGGAAAACAAGCCGCTCTGCAAGCAGCGCCTGCAGCGGCATTTCGGCCTGACGGAAAACCCGCGCGCCCCCGTGCTGGTCATGGGCAGCCGGCTGACCAGCCAGAAAATGGCCGACCTGGCGGTCCAGGCGATCCCGCGCGTGCTGGACGACTATCCGGACCTGCAGGTCGCCGTGCTGGGCCAGGGCGACAAGTGGATCGAGGCCGCGCTCAGGCAATTGCAGCGCTGCTATCCGGGCCGCTGCGCCGCGCGGATCGGCTTCGACGAGGTCACCGCCCATATGCTGCACGGGGGCGGCGACATGCTGCTGCATGGCAGCCGCTTCGAGCCCTTCGGGCTGACGCCGCTGTATGCGATGCGCTACGGCACGATCCCGATCGGCTCCCGGGTCGGCGGCATGGCCGACACCATCACGGATCCCGGCATACGGGCCGGACGCGACGCCATGCGCAACGCCACCGGCGTGCTGTTCGACGGCGAAACGGTCGACACCATGGTCGGGGCGATCTGCCGCGCCATGAGCCTGTACCGACGGCCCCAGGTCTGGCAGGCGATGCGCCATCGCGCCATGACGGCGGACTTCAGCTGGGCCAGGGCCGTACCTGCCTACGACAGTCTGTACCGGTCGCTGATCCCCGACGAAGCCCTGCAACAGGCCCCCGTGGCCGCACCCGCGCGCCCGTCCCTGCTCGACCACGTTACCGCCGCGGCGCGGCCGCTGGTGGGATCGCGCACCGGCAAGGAGTCGGCATCCAGTGTCCTGAGCGCGGGCGCCGCCTGA
- a CDS encoding maltotransferase domain-containing protein: MRIYYVHPVLAGPLSNHAAGRWPAICARARALGFDTVMIAPPWAPDPAGNPYVPADPGRLNPALGELALDEALATLSSLCGKHRLALMVDLVVDRVAANGPMAQAHPDWYAAPEGVDALRDPRKPLEDRHALPLRRDDGRAPEGLVADWVERLGLWVQNGVAGFRCMSPHRLDAAEWRDLMEGVRAVRPDCRFLAWTPGLDPAQVVALGGAGFDGVFSSLPWWDYRGPWLVEEYARLRAVAPVIAAAEAPYARRVAAWHGDSTGRYLNATRAVWTAAVVGDGGILVPMGFEDGAVEPLELHGGNADVDGWYGGAAVQEGEAPGRSGKRRDSDSPQMESVHPPLHGDVACVNQWLVRTGEAAGPLHSLLGPLSPVTALFRGDGRPYALTGNSRAPARLVVLNPDDHRDAPIDWEMLNSRLPDNYARLDTWEADQPAQELPDRLGPGAVVRLGASRLAPVRVPASDEGRTSVTAAMRAPRVAIERVTPTVDDGAFPVKRVVDEPVSVQADVFMDGHDHIAVALLWRAADEREWRREPMALLNNDRWEGRFVPRRNGRHYFVIQAWADTWHSFTEGYTKKHQAGVDLALETAEGRQAIAGALERLPAESAAAAVLQHALRVLGHEPEGNKPRRGRRKTDAPPPVFASPTPEQVAVLLSEETTQAMRQADARPFEHTTPVEYGVTVDRPAARFSSWYEIFPRSQTDDPRRHGTFDDVIRELPRIRGMGFDTLYFPPIHPIGRRNRKGRNNTLRPEPGDPGSPYAIGAEEGGHDALHPQLGTLADFKRLVDAAHQHELEIALDFAIQCSPDHPWLKEHPEWFDWRPDGSLKYAENPPKKYEDIVNVDFYGAQAGASRQASLWRALRDVVLFWVAHGVRVFRVDNPHTKPLNFWQWMIADVQSRHPETIFLSEAFTRPKMMYRLAKVGFTQSYTYFTWRDAKHELAEYLTELNATPPADFFRPHFFVNTPDINPRFLQASGRGGFLIRAALAATLSGLWGVYNGFELCEATPVPGKEEYLDSEKYQIRIWDHGRPGNIVREITLLNAIRRANPALHSHLGLRFHTAYNDNVLFFSKATPERDNVVLVAISLDPFNPQTATVEIPLWEFGLPDHGTLYADDLIDGSSQSWQGKQQSIYLHPGQPYRIWRVAGMA; this comes from the coding sequence ATGCGCATCTATTACGTCCATCCCGTGCTCGCCGGCCCTCTGTCCAACCATGCCGCCGGGCGCTGGCCGGCCATCTGCGCGCGCGCCAGGGCGCTGGGCTTCGATACGGTGATGATCGCGCCCCCCTGGGCGCCCGATCCGGCCGGCAACCCTTACGTCCCCGCGGATCCTGGGCGCCTGAACCCGGCACTGGGCGAACTGGCGCTGGATGAAGCCTTGGCCACCTTGTCCAGCCTGTGCGGCAAACACCGCCTTGCACTGATGGTGGACCTGGTGGTGGACCGCGTGGCGGCGAACGGCCCGATGGCGCAGGCCCATCCGGATTGGTATGCCGCCCCGGAGGGCGTCGATGCGCTGCGCGACCCGCGCAAGCCGCTGGAAGACCGGCATGCCCTGCCCTTGCGCCGCGATGACGGCCGCGCGCCGGAGGGCCTGGTCGCGGACTGGGTGGAACGCCTGGGGCTGTGGGTGCAGAACGGCGTGGCCGGTTTCCGCTGCATGTCGCCGCACCGCCTGGACGCGGCCGAATGGCGCGACCTGATGGAAGGGGTACGCGCGGTGCGCCCCGATTGCCGCTTCCTGGCATGGACGCCTGGGCTGGATCCCGCCCAGGTGGTTGCCTTGGGAGGCGCCGGTTTCGACGGCGTGTTCTCGTCGCTGCCGTGGTGGGACTACCGCGGGCCATGGCTGGTGGAAGAGTATGCGCGGCTGCGGGCGGTCGCGCCGGTGATCGCCGCGGCGGAAGCCCCTTACGCCAGGCGCGTGGCTGCATGGCACGGTGACAGCACAGGGCGCTACCTGAACGCCACGCGCGCCGTCTGGACGGCCGCGGTCGTCGGCGACGGCGGGATACTCGTGCCCATGGGCTTCGAGGACGGCGCCGTGGAGCCGCTCGAACTGCATGGGGGGAACGCCGACGTGGATGGCTGGTATGGCGGCGCCGCGGTCCAGGAAGGCGAAGCTCCTGGCCGGTCCGGCAAAAGACGCGATAGCGACTCCCCGCAAATGGAATCCGTACACCCGCCCCTGCACGGCGACGTCGCCTGCGTGAACCAATGGCTGGTGCGCACCGGCGAGGCTGCCGGCCCGCTGCACAGCCTGCTGGGACCGCTGTCGCCGGTGACCGCGCTGTTCCGGGGTGATGGCCGTCCCTACGCACTGACGGGCAACAGCCGCGCGCCGGCCCGATTGGTAGTGCTGAACCCTGACGATCACCGCGACGCCCCCATCGATTGGGAGATGCTGAACAGCCGGCTGCCGGACAACTACGCACGGCTCGATACCTGGGAGGCCGACCAGCCGGCGCAGGAGCTGCCCGATCGCCTGGGCCCAGGTGCCGTCGTGCGCCTGGGCGCAAGCCGCCTGGCGCCCGTGCGCGTGCCCGCCTCCGACGAGGGGCGCACTTCCGTCACGGCAGCCATGCGGGCGCCGCGCGTGGCCATCGAGCGCGTCACCCCCACGGTGGACGACGGTGCGTTTCCCGTCAAGCGCGTGGTCGACGAGCCCGTGTCCGTGCAGGCCGATGTATTCATGGACGGCCATGACCATATCGCCGTGGCCCTGCTCTGGCGGGCCGCCGACGAACGGGAATGGCGGCGCGAGCCCATGGCCCTGCTGAACAACGACCGCTGGGAGGGACGCTTCGTGCCGCGTCGCAACGGCCGCCATTATTTCGTGATCCAGGCCTGGGCCGATACCTGGCATTCCTTTACCGAGGGCTATACCAAGAAACACCAGGCCGGTGTGGACCTGGCCCTGGAAACCGCCGAAGGCCGGCAGGCCATCGCGGGCGCCCTGGAACGCCTGCCCGCCGAGTCCGCCGCGGCGGCCGTGTTGCAGCACGCGCTTCGGGTGCTGGGCCACGAACCGGAAGGCAACAAGCCCCGCCGCGGCCGCCGCAAGACGGACGCCCCGCCGCCGGTGTTCGCCTCGCCCACGCCGGAACAGGTCGCCGTCCTGCTGTCCGAGGAAACCACCCAGGCCATGCGGCAGGCGGACGCGCGGCCCTTCGAACACACCACGCCGGTCGAGTACGGCGTGACGGTGGATCGACCCGCCGCGCGCTTCTCCAGCTGGTACGAGATATTCCCGCGCTCGCAGACCGACGACCCGCGGCGCCACGGCACCTTCGACGACGTGATCCGGGAACTGCCGCGCATACGCGGCATGGGCTTCGACACGCTGTACTTCCCACCCATTCACCCCATCGGCCGCCGCAACCGCAAGGGGCGCAACAATACCCTGCGTCCCGAACCAGGTGACCCTGGCAGCCCCTACGCCATCGGCGCGGAAGAAGGCGGCCACGACGCCTTGCATCCGCAGCTGGGCACGCTGGCCGACTTCAAGCGCCTGGTCGATGCGGCGCATCAGCACGAGCTGGAGATCGCCCTGGATTTCGCCATCCAGTGTTCCCCTGACCACCCCTGGCTGAAGGAACACCCGGAATGGTTCGATTGGCGTCCCGATGGGTCGCTGAAGTACGCCGAAAATCCGCCCAAGAAGTACGAGGACATCGTCAACGTGGATTTCTACGGCGCGCAGGCCGGCGCATCGCGGCAGGCTTCGCTGTGGCGGGCACTGCGCGACGTGGTGCTGTTCTGGGTGGCGCACGGCGTACGGGTTTTCCGTGTGGACAATCCCCACACCAAGCCGCTGAACTTCTGGCAGTGGATGATCGCCGATGTGCAAAGCCGCCATCCGGAAACGATTTTCCTGTCCGAAGCCTTTACGCGGCCCAAGATGATGTATCGCTTGGCGAAAGTCGGCTTCACGCAGTCGTATACCTACTTCACGTGGCGCGACGCCAAGCACGAACTGGCCGAATACCTGACCGAATTGAATGCGACGCCGCCGGCGGACTTCTTCCGCCCGCATTTCTTCGTGAATACGCCGGACATCAATCCGCGCTTCCTGCAGGCGTCGGGCCGCGGCGGTTTCCTGATCCGCGCCGCGCTGGCCGCGACGCTGTCCGGACTATGGGGCGTCTATAACGGTTTTGAACTGTGCGAGGCGACGCCGGTGCCGGGCAAGGAAGAGTACCTGGATTCGGAAAAGTACCAGATCCGCATCTGGGACCACGGCAGGCCAGGCAACATCGTGCGCGAGATCACGCTGCTGAACGCGATACGGCGCGCCAATCCCGCGCTGCACAGCCATTTGGGCCTGCGCTTTCACACCGCGTACAACGACAACGTGCTGTTCTTTTCCAAGGCCACGCCCGAACGCGACAACGTCGTGCTGGTGGCGATCAGCCTGGATCCCTTCAACCCGCAAACGGCCACGGTGGAGATCCCCCTGTGGGAATTCGGCCTGCCCGACCACGGCACGCTTTATGCCGACGATCTCATCGACGGTAGCAGCCAGTCGTGGCAGGGCAAGCAGCAGTCCATTTATCTGCATCCGGGGCAGCCCTACCGGATCTGGCGGGTCGCGGGCATGGCCTAG